The Sorex araneus isolate mSorAra2 chromosome 5, mSorAra2.pri, whole genome shotgun sequence genome has a segment encoding these proteins:
- the TAS1R2 gene encoding taste receptor type 1 member 2, whose amino-acid sequence MGPQPRAVCCLFFLLQSLAEPTQDSDFHLEGDYLLGGLFSLHANVKDTVHLSFLQVPQCKEYEMKVLGYNLMQAMRFAVEEINNHSALLPGVRLGYEMVDICYNSNSIQPVLYFLAQEDDFLPIQEDYSQYVPRVVAVVGPDSSESTITVAHLLSLLLLPQITYSAISDRLLDKQLFPALLRTVAGADHHVEAMVQLMVHFGWNWVIVLVSGDDYGRENSQLLSERLAQRRICVAFHEVLPTPQPGRGPSAQERRRLEAIADKLWLSTARVVAVLAPDLALHGFFRVLHRRDLTGTVWIASESWAIDPVLHSFPEVRRAGTFLGITTRSVPIPGFSEFRLRREARAPAPGRPGTCNQECAQCHGAAAAHSSILTLSGERAVYSVYAAVYAVAHALHAFLRCTQTRCPKAVVYPWRLLQEIKKVNFTLLGHQVFFNHQGDLPLSLDIVQWHWDTSHNPFRSVASYCPVQRQLKLLQNISWQTPNNRVPLSTCSKDCEPGQIKKPVGIHPCCFQCLDCLPGTFLNKTADEYDCQPCPRNMWSHRKDTSCFPRRLAFLRWHEAPTILVATLAALGFLGTLAALLLFGRHVQTPVVRSAGGNMCFLMLVPLLGAYALVPLYVGLPTVPACLSRQALVPLCLTLCISCTAVRSFQIVCVFRVARRLPRAYGCWVRYHGPYLFVALTVLLKMATVAGSVLSKPTDLSARADPGDPQVLILACNPSYGRGLLANSGLDLLLSVLGFCFAYAGKELPTSYNEAKFITFCMTFYFASSVFLCTLMSVYEGVLVTFLDLLVTVLNLLCFTLGFFGPKCHTILFHPERNTQAYFNSIIQGYTMGRD is encoded by the exons AtgggcccccagcccagggccgtCTGCTGCCTGTTCTTCCTGCTGCAGAGCCTGGCCGAGCCCACCCAGGACTCCGACTTCCACCTGGAGGGGGATTACCTGCTGGGTGGGCTCTTCAGCCTCCACGCCAACGTAAAGGACACCGTCCACCTCAGCTTCCTGCAGGTGCCCCAGTGCAAGGA GTACGAAATGAAGGTGCTGGGCTACAACCTCATGCAGGCCATGCGCTTTGCGGTGGAGGAGATCAACAACCACAGCGCCCTGCTGCCGGGCGTGCGGCTGGGCTATGAGATGGTGGACATCTGCTACAACTCCAACAGCATCCAGCCCGTGCTCTACTTCCTGGCGCAGGAGGACGACTTCCTGCCCATCCAGGAGGACTACAGCCAGTACGTGCCCCGCGTGGTGGCCGTCGTCGGCCCCGACAGCTCCGAGTCCACTATAACTGTGGCCCACTTGCTTTCCCTCTTACTCCTTCCTCAG ATCACCTACAGCGCCATCAGCGACCGGCTCCTGGACAAGCAGCTGTTCCCGGCGCTGCTGCGCACGGTGGCGGGCGCCGACCACCACGTCGAGGCCATGGTGCAGCTGATGGTCCACTTCGGCTGGAACTGGGTCATCGTGCTGGTGAGCGGCGACGACTACGGCCGCGAGAACAGCCAGCTGCTGAGCGAGCGCCTGGCGCAGCGCCGCATCTGCGTGGCCTTCCACGAGGTGCTGCCCACGCCGCAGCCCGGCCGGGGCCCGAGCGCGCAGGAGCGCCGGCGCCTGGAGGCCATCGCCGACAAGCTGTGGCTCAGCACGGCGCGCGTGGTGGCCGTCCTGGCGCCCGACCTGGCGCTGCACGGCTTCTTCCGCGTGCTGCACCGCCGCGACCTCACGGGCACCGTGTGGATCGCCTCCGAGTCCTGGGCCATCGACCCGGTGCTGCACAGCTTCCCCGAGGTGCGCCGCGCGGGCACCTTCCTGGGCATCACCACCCGGAGCGTGCCCATCCCGGGCTTCAGCGAGTTCCGCCTGCGCCGGGAGGCGCGCGCCCCTGCGCCCGGCCGGCCCGGCACCTGCAACCAGGAGTGCGCGCAGTGCCACGGCGCCGCGGCGGCGCACAGCAGCATCCTCACGCTCTCCGGGGAGCGCGCCGTCTACAGCGTGTACGCCGCCGTCTACGCCGTGGCCCACGCGCTGCACGCCTTCCTGCGCTGCACCCAGACCCGCTGCCCCAAGGCCGTGGTCTACCCCTGGCGG CTCCTCCAGGAGATCAAGAAGGTCAACTTCACCCTCCTGGGCCACCAAGTCTTCTTCAACCACCAGGGGGACCTGCCCCTGAGCCTGGACATCGTCCAGTGGCACTGGGACACCAGCCACAACCCTTTCCGGAGCGTGGCGTCCTACTGCCCCGTGCAGCGGCAGCTGAAGCTCCTCCAGAACATCTCGTGGCAGACCCCCAACAACAGG gtcccctTGTCCACGTGCTCCAAGGACTGCGAGCCTGGACAGATTAAGAAGCCCGTGGGCATCCACCCTTGCTGCTTCCAGTGTCTCGACTGCCTCCCCGGCACCTTCCTCAACAAAACTGCAG ACGAGTACGACTGCCAGCCCTGCCCGCGCAACATGTGGTCGCACAGGAAGGACACGTCCTGCTTCCCGCGGCGGCTGGCCTTCCTCAGGTGGCACGAGGCGCCCACCATCCTCGTGGCCACGCTGGCGGCCCTGGGCTTCCTCGGCACCCTGGCCGCGCTGCTTCTCTTCGGGAGGCACGTCCAGACGCCCGTGGTCCGCTCGGCCGGCGGCAACATGTGCTTCCTGATGCTGGTGCCGCTGCTGGGGGCATACGCCCTGGTGCCGCTGTACGTGGGGCTGCCCACGGTGCCCGCGTGCCTCAGCCGCCAGGCCCTGGTGCCCCTCTGCCTCACGCTCTGCATCTCCTGCACTGCCGTGCGCTCCTTCCAGATCGTCTGCGTCTTCCGGGTGGCCCGCCGCCTGCCGCGCGCCTACGGCTGCTGGGTGCGCTACCACGGGCCCTACCTCTTCGTGGCCCTCACGGTGCTGCTGAAGATGGCCACGGTGGCGGGCAGCGTGCTGAGCAAGCCCACCGACCTCTCGGCCCGGGCCGACCCCGGCGACCCCCAGGTGCTCATCCTCGCCTGCAACCCCAGCTACGGCAGGGGGCTGCTGGCCAACAGCGGGCTGGACCTGCTCCTGTCCGTGCTGGGCTTCTGCTTCGCCTACGCGGGCAAGGAGCTGCCCACCAGCTACAACGAGGCCAAGTTCATCACCTTCTGCATGACCTTCTACTTCGCCTCGTCCGTCTTCCTCTGCACCCTCATGTCGGTCTACGAGGGCGTGCTCGTCACCTTCCTGGACCTCCTGGTCACGGTGCTCAACCTCCTCTGTTTCACCCTGGGCTTCTTCGGCCCCAAGTGCCACACCATCCTCTTCCACCCCGAGCGCAACACCCAAGCCTACTTCAACAGCATCATCCAGGGCTACACCATGGGGAGAGACTAG
- the ALDH4A1 gene encoding delta-1-pyrroline-5-carboxylate dehydrogenase, mitochondrial, with protein sequence MPLLALRCALRARPWSGAGLRWKHASSLKVANEPILAFTPGSPERDALQKALKDLKGQTEAIPCVVGDEEVWTSAVQYQVSPFNHGHKVAKFCYADKNLLHKAIGAALAARKEWDLKPVADRAQIFLKAADMLSGPRRAEILAKTMVGQGKTVIQAEIDAAAELIDFFRFNAMFAMQLEGEQPISVPPSTNSVVYRGLEGFVAAISPFNFTAIGGNLAGAPALMGNVVLWKPSDTAMLASYAVYRILREAGLPPNIIQFVPADGPTFGDAITSSEHLCGINFTGSVPTFKHLWKQVAQNLDRFRTFPRLAGECGGKNFHFVHVSADVDSVVSGTLRSAFEYGGQKCSACSRLYVPSSLWPQIKGRLLEEHSRIKVGNPAEDFGTFFSAVIDAKSFGRIKKWLEHARSSPSLSILAGGTCDDSVGYFVEPCIVESKDPQEPIMKEEIFGPVLTVYVYPDDKYKETLQLVDSTTSYGLTGAVFAQDKAVIQEATRMLRHAAGNFYINDKSTGSVVGQQPFGGARASGTNDKPGGPHYVLRWTSPQVIKETHQPLGDWRYSYMQ encoded by the exons GCTGCGATGGAAACACGCTTCCTCTCTGAAGGTCGCCAATGAGCCCATCCTGGCATTCACCCCGGGCAGCCCCGAGCGAGACGCACTGCAGAAG GCCTTGAAGGACCTGAAGGGCCAGACGGAAGCCATCCCGTGTGTGGTGGGGGACGAGGAGGTGTGGACCTCAGCTGTGCAGTATCAGGTGTCG CCCTTTAACCATGGACACAAGGTGGCTAAGTTCTGCTACGCAGACAAG AACCTGCTCCACAAAGCCATCGGCGCCGCGCTGGCCGCCCGGAAGGAGTGGGACCTGAAACCCGTCGCTGACCGCGCCCAGATCTTCCTCAAGGCCGCCGACATGCTGAGCGGGCCGCGCAGGGCCGAGATCCTTGCCAAGACCATGGTGGGCCAG GGTAAGACGGTGATCCAGGCGGAGATCGACGCTGCGGCTGAGCTCATCGACTTCTTCCGGTTCAACGCCATGTTCGCCATGCAGCTGGAGGGGGAGCAGCCCATCAGCGTGCCGCCCAGCACCAACAGCGTGGTGTACCGGGGGCTGGAG GGTTTCGTGGCCGCCATCTCCCCCTTTAACTTCACTGCCATCGGTGGGAACCTGGCCGGGGCGCCCGCCTTGATG GGCAACGTGGTCCTGTGGAAGCCCAGCGACACCGCCATGCTGGCCAGCTACGCCGTCTACCGCATCCTCCGGGAGGCCGGGCTGCCCCCCAACATCATCCAGTTTGTGCCGGCCGACGGGCCCACCTTTGGGGACGCCATCACCAGCTCCGAGCACCTCTGCGGCATCAACTTCACGGGCAGCGTGCC CACCTTCAAGCACCTGTGGAAGCAGGTGGCCCAGAACCTGGACCGGTTCCGCACCTTCCCGCGCCTGGCTGGAG AGTGTGGAGGGAAGAACTTCCACTTCGTGCACGTCTCGGCCGACGTGGACAGCGTGGTGAGCGGGACCCTGCGCTCGGCCTTCGAGTACGGCGGGCAGAAGTGCTCGGCCTGCTCCCGCCTCTACGTGCCCAGCTCGCTGTGGCCCCAGATCAAAGGGCGGCTGCTGGAGGAGCACAGCAGGATCAAAGTGGGCAAC CCCGCAGAAGATTTCGGGACCTTCTTCTCGGCAGTGATCGACGCCAAG TCCTTCGGCCGCATCAAGAAGTGGCTGGAGCACGCCCGCTCCTCGCCCAGCCTCAGCATCCTGGCGGGGGGCACGTGTGACGACTCGGTGGGCTACTTTGTGGAGCCGTGCATCGTGGAGAGCAAGGACCCCCAGGAACCCATCATGAAGGAG GAGATCTTCGGGCCGGTGCTGACCGTGTACGTCTACCCGGATGACAAGTACAAGGAGACCCTGCAGCTCGTCGATAGCACCACCAGCTACGGCCTCACGGGGGCAGTGTTCGCCCAGGATAA GGCCGTCATCCAGGAGGCCACGAGGATGCTGCGGCACGCCGCCGGCAACTTCTACATCAACGACAAGTCCACCGGCTCGGTGGTGGGCCAGCAGCCCTTTGGGGGGGCCCGCGCCTCTG GAACCAACGACAAGCCGGGGGGGCCCCACTATGTCCTGCGGTGGACGTCACCCCAGGTCATCAAGGAGACCCACCAGCCTCTGGGCGACTGGCGCTACTCCTACATGCAGTGA